In Vanrija pseudolonga chromosome 4, complete sequence, a single window of DNA contains:
- the priB_7 gene encoding Protein priB, which translates to MRDMNIIIPSFLPGTTQTSPTKATSGISNGQRQRASTACLQCRRLKSRCKRGPDPTKPCERCTSLGTECEVVKSRRGRVLGSRNKRTGLEKSLAHVQAALDRIREEADQFKTTGAPNLPGGPETKPAPPPPAVMPNLAGLKRRHSESEIDDEGDDDEGNSSPESSKRQMLEGDQAMEGDYDGIDDAPVLAVDELPLESTRPSPEPELPKKEETDHPLGLLSNVGSSALRLSVGTLPETPSFQITPDSGIDFASSTGVPTDGQRQVLPGWTRAQLQRAANTRSAYFRHRPGAVKRDVSPLLDPITRRFVTEERAEWLLQQWHVHWEPQMGSLDPKIYTLAAMRSRSALLTTSVLATVAMMTEFPGSRELALVLYKHAQSLVVTIVSRNAKSTEIVKALMILSLFPRCPERLVDDRARTLISFAVNMALDLGLNRERPCHEQDEISQRWHRDKLRAWYAVIIQDRSMAAFSGKPTMIKTDVDMAEMMRWLDSPYASQTDRMLIGYIELRLIERDARERLAKATRPYMVDSIRLSAEVMLDGWVRTWVTPQMMAETPLSGNAMRFLAHHVHLLITTASDAPKSELLEIARSSIEFTYAEIGPELRYICRTIIGMITWSAVLLMRLAPEENSNLVRDLALLMAPYGDGRFETYPQFYGSFLLSLVFDTPALSPTSTTFSAPASARPSIARQPGYTMSHPYDPNGHDAKHPEGMAMPMGMPPGSAPGMPMPMGVDTSPMTTSSGHMVTRPSSGQAPMWGEVGGDTLQLQMLLGLENSTGIELPWDVPPHANTTSDTGVVVSPPLEWLFNDAGGVQNGMDGSHMPSGPMGTDEVLWGYGLEWGGNRVGAEQEGWPGPGAQGY; encoded by the exons ATGAGAGACATGAACATCATCATACCATCTTTCCTCCCAGGTACGA CACAAACCAGCCCGACCAAGGCGACCTCGGGCATCTCAAAcggccagcggcagcgagcatCAACGGCGTGCCTTCAGTGTCGCCGTCTGAAATCGCGCTGCAAGCGTGGGCCTGACCCCACCAAGCCGTGCGAGCGCTGCACGTCGCTGGGCACAGAGTGCGAGGTGGTCAAGAGCCGCAGAGGACGCGTCTTGGGTTCCCGCAA CAAGCGGACTGGGCTTGAAAAGTCGCTGGCGCACGTtcaggcggcgctcgacagGATACGTGAGGAGGCGGACCAGTTCAAGACAACGGGAGCGCCAAATCTACCTGGTGGCCCTGAGACAAAgccagccccgccgcctccggcGGTCATGCCCaacctcgccggcctcaaACGACGTCACTCGGAGAGCGAAattgacgacgagggcgacgacgacgaggggaaCAGTTCACCGGAGAGCAGCAAGCGCCAGATGCT TGAGGGTGACCAGGCCATGGAGGGCGACTATGATGGCATTGACGACGCGCCTGTGCTTGCAGTCGACGAGCTCCCGCtcgagtcgacgaggccatccCCCGAACCCGAGCTGCCAAAGAAGGAGGAAACCGACCACCCCCTCGGGCTTCTCTCAAACGTCGGTAGCAGTGCCCTGCGCCTGAGTGTGGGCACACTTCCCGAAACCCCTTCGTTCCAGATTACACCTGATAGCGGCATCGATTtcgccagcagcaccggtGTGCCCACTGATGGGCAGCGTCAAGTGCTGCCTGGTTGGAcccgcgcgcagctgcagCGAGCCGCAAACACCAGGAGCGCCTACTTCCGCCACCGGCCCGGAGCCGTCAAGCGCGACGTCTCacccctcctcgaccccatCACGCGCCGCTTCGTgaccgaggagcgcgccgagtgGCTCCTGCAGCAGTGGCACGTCCACTGGGAGCCGCAGATGGGCTCGCTCGACCCCAAGATCTACACCCTCGCAGCGATGCGgtcgcgctccgcgctcCTCACGACATCCGTCCTGGCTACTGTGGCCATGATGACCGAGTTCCCCGGCTCCAGggagctcgccctcgtgctGTACAAGCACGCGCAGAGCCTGGTCGTGACCATTGTGTCGCGAAACGCCAAATCCACCGAGATTGTCAAGGCCCTCATGATCCTCTCGCTCTTCCCCCGCTGCCCCGAGCGTCTggtcgacgaccgcgcccGCACCCTCATCTCGTTTGCTGTCAACATGGCCCTCGATCTTGGCCTCAATCGGGAGCGACCATGCCACGAGCAGGACGAGATTTCTCAGCGCTGGCACAGGGACAAGCTTCGTGCATGGTATGCTGTGATTATCCAAGACCGCTCCATGGCGGCATTCTCGGGCAAGCCGACCATGATCAAAACAGACGTCGATATGGCAGAGATGATGCGCTGGCTCGACAGCCCGTATGCCAGCCAAACCGACCGCATGCTCATTGGCTACATCGAGCTACGCTTGATCGAG CGGGATGCCCGCGAGAGACTTGCAAAGGCCACGCGACCCTACATGGTCGACAGCATTAGGCTCAGCGCAGAGGTCATGCTTGACGGTTGGGTGCGCACATGGGTCACCCCCCAGATGATGGCAGAAA CGCCTCTATCTGGCAACGCCATGCGCTTCCTTGCCCACCACGTCCACCTGCTCATCACGACGGCCTCTGATGCACCCAAGTCGGAACTGCTGGAAATCGCCCGCTCCTCGATCGAGTTCACATATGCTGAGATTGGCCCTGAGCTGCGTTACATCTGCCGCACAATCATTGGCATGATTACCTGGTCAGCTGTGCTTTTGATGAGG CTTGCACCCGAGGAGAACTCGAACCTCGTACGCGACCTCGCACTGTTGATGGCACCATATGGCGACGGGCGATTCGAAACCTATCCCCAGTTCTACGGCTCGTTCCTGCTGAGCCTCGTGTTTGACACGCCGGCCCTGTCACCAACATCGACAACGTTCAGCGCACCGGCTTCGGCCCGCCCCAGCATTGCCCGCCAGCCCGGATACACCATGAGCCACCCATACGACCCCAACGGGCACGACGCCAAGCACCCCGAGGGCATGGCCATGCCTATGGGTATGCCGCCCGGGTCAGCACCGGGCATGCCAATGCCTATGGGCGTCGACACATCACCCatgaccacctcgtcgggccACATGGTGACCCGCCCCTCAAGTGGGCAGGCGCCGATgtggggcgaggtgggcggcgacACGCTGCAGCTGCAGATGCTGCTCGGGTTGGAGAACTCTACGGGGATCGAGCTCCCATGGGACGTGCCACCGCACGCCAACACGACCAGCGATACCGGTGTGGTCGTGAGCCCACCGCTCGAGTGGCTGTTCAACGACGCCGGTGGCGTGCAAAACGGCATGGACGGCTCGCACATGCCGTCTGGGCCGATGGGCACAGACGAGGTGCTTTGGGGCTACGGCCTCGAGTGGGGAGGCaaccgtgtcggcgccgaacAGGAAGGATGGCCCGGGCCTGGTGCGCAGGGATATTAA
- the ADH3 gene encoding Alcohol dehydrogenase 3, mitochondrial, producing the protein MTVHTVPATCRAARIVNPGPDFQLVIDEAFPTPQAGPGQILVEMKASGVCQSDFHAANGDWGHPPNDGVTCMGHEGAGVVAAVGAGVTGWSVGDKAGCPPLYTACQACEFCVAGAESLCAKRELLAVHRNGTFCQYVAFDAKFAVPLPDNVSYEQAAPFMCSGGTAFAALKAAGLKAGNYLVAIGSAGGVGHMVVQFAKAMGLHVIAVDVGADKEAGTLACGAEAYINVTKEKDLPAKVKSLTGGLGAHGVIVTAGSGKAYESAPPLLRPLGVLVAVGLPAAGTAIAGADPGLVCFSGLTIRGILINSRADMEKAISYLESGQVKEHIQVFPFAHLPQAVSDVGASRTQGRAVVVYAQ; encoded by the exons ATGACCGTCCACACCGTCCCAGCCACCTGTCGCGCGGCACGCATCGTCAACCCCGGCCCTGAT TTCCAGCTCGTCATCGACGAAGCCTTCCCCACGCCCCAGGCCGGGCCGGGGCAGATCCTCGTCGAGATGAAGGCCTCGGGCGTCTGCCAGTCCGACTTTC ACGCGGCCAACGGCGACTGGGGCCACCCGCCCAACGACGGCGTCACCTGCATGGGCCacgagggcgccggcgtcgtcgcggccgtcggcgccggcgtgacCGGCTggagcgtcggcgacaaggccggcTGCCCGCCGCTCTACACTGCGTGCCAGGCGTGCGAGTTCTGTGTCGCTGGAG CCGAATCACTCTGCGCAaagcgcgagctcctcgccgtgcaCCGCAACGGCACGTTCTGCCAGTACGTCGCCTTCGACGCCAAGTTTGCCGTGCCGCTGCCCGACAACGTGAGCTACGAGCAGGCCGCGCCCTTCATGTGctcgggcggcacggcgttCGCAGCCCTCAAGGCGGCCGGGCTCAAGGCAGGCAACTACCTCGTTGCCAtcggcagcgcgggcggcgtggggcacATGGTCGTGCAGTTCGCCAAGGCGATGGGGCTGCACGTCATCGCGGTCGATGTCGGTGCGGACAAGGAGGCTGGCACGCTTGCGTGCGGTGCCGAGGCGTACATCAACGTCACGAAGGAGAAGGATCTCCCGGCCAAGGTCAAGAGCCTCACGGGCGGCCTTGGGGCCCATGGA GTGATCGTCACAGCTGGCAGTGGCAAGGCATACGAGTctgccccgccgctcctccgcccgctgGGCGTGCTCGTGGCCGTAGGCCTCC ccgccgccggcacggccatcgccggcgccgaccccggCCTGGTCTGCTTCTCTGGCCTGACGATCCGCGGCATCCTCATCAACTCGCGCGCCGACATGGAAAAGGCGATCAGCTACCTCGAGTCGGGGCAGGTCAAGGAGCATATCCAGGTGTTCCCGTTCGCGCACCTCCCGCAGGCGGTgagcgacgtcggcgcgagcAGGACGCAGGGGCGCGCAGTGGTCGTGTATGCTCAGTAG
- the davD_2 gene encoding Glutarate-semialdehyde dehydrogenase DavD — protein MLQALRSVRPFTHTRAAAFRPIRIAKMTISTNPPVKLNDPSLWITNPSFLDGQWTALPQHETFDITNPATGELIGKLPDMTVADTRDAIAAADKAFKTFSKTSPQQRANILENFYRLTLENKEDLATLITLENGKSKTDATVEAGFSAGFLQWNAGEALRLFGKVIPSAFPNTKSWTQIEPVGVVAALCPWNFPPGMVARKVAAALAVGCTSVIKVPAETPFSVLAFVELARRAGVPPGVIQIVTTDKHLVGIGEELCTNPLVKKVSFTGSTRIGKLLMQHASGTLKHLSMELGGNAPLIIFEDADIDIAVKGTLVAKFRCSGQTCVCANRIYVHESIYDKYSAALAAAVDKLVVGDGSQDGVNMGPLVHARAVEKCQSHVDDAVKRGAKILTKPRPKREGKLANGNFFDPVVLGDAPQDCLIADEETFGPVAALIKFKTEEEAIRLANNTDMGLAAYFYTKNQARTFRVADQLQAGMVGVNSTSISHPTMPFGGFKESGFGKEGGPDSILDYVQLKTVTVNIE, from the exons ATGCTCCAGGCCTTGCGCTCCGTTCGTCCTTTTACAcacacccgcgccgccgccttccgTCCTATCCGCATAGCCAAAATGACCATCTCG ACCAACCCCCCCGTCAAGCTCAACGACCCCTCGCTGTGGATCACGAACCCGTCCTTCCTCGACGGCCAGTGGACCGCCCTGCCGCAGCATGAGACGTTTGACATCACCA ACCCGGCCACGGGCGAGCTCATCGGCAAGCTCCCCGACATGACGGTCGCGGACACGCGCGACgccatcgcggccgccgacaaggcgtTCAAGACCTTCTCCAAGACGTCGccccagcagcgcgccaaCATCCTCGAGAACTTTTACCGTCTTACTCTTGAGAACAAGGAGGACCTCGCGACGCTCATCACGCTCGAGAACGGCAAGAGCAAGACCGACGCGACTGTCGAGGCTGGCTTCTCGGCCGGTTTCCTCCAGTGGAAcgcgggcgaggcgctccGTCTCTTCGGCAAGGTCATCCCCAGCGCCTTCCCCAACACCAAGAGCTGGACGCAGATTGAG cccgtcggtgtcgtcgccgccctctgCCCCTGGAACTTCCCTCCCGGTATGGTTGCACGCAAggttgccgccgccctcgctgtcGGCTGCACGTCGGTCATCAAGGTGCCCGCCGAGACGCCCTTCTCGGTTCTCGCGTTCGTagag cttgcccgccgcgccggtgtCCCTCCCGGTGTCATCCAGATCGTCACGACCGAcaagcacctcgtcggcatcggaGAGGAGCTCTGCACCAACCCCCTCGTCAAGAAGGTGTCCTTCACTG GCTCGACCCGCATCGGCAAGCTCTTGATGCAGCACGCCTCGGGCACGCTCAAGCACCTGAGCatggagctcggcggcaatgCCCCTCTCATCATcttcgaggacgccgacattGACATCGCGGTCAAGGGCACCCTCGTGGCCAAGTTCCGCTGCTCTGGACAGACCTGTGTCTGCGCCAACCGCATCTATGTCCA CGAATCAATCTACGACAAGTACtctgccgcgctcgccgctgctgtcgacAAGCTggttgtcggcgacggctcgCAGGACGGCGTCAACATGGGCCCCTTggtgcacgcgcgcgcggttgAGAAGTGCCAGAgccacgtcgacgacgccgtcaagcgcGGCGCCAAGATCCTCACCAAGCCCAGGCCGAagcgcgagggcaagctcgccaaCGGCAACTTCTTTGACCCCGTCGTGCTCGGTGACGCGCCCCAGGACTGT CTcattgccgacgaggagacgtttggccccgtcgccgcgctcatcAAGTTCaagacggaggaggaggccatc CGCCTCGCCAACAACACGGACATGGGTCTCGCAGCCTACTTCTACACCAAGAACCAGGCCCGCACCTTCCGCGTCGCGGACCAGCTGCAGGCCGGCATGGTGGGCGTCAACTCGACGTCGATCTCGCACCCCACCATGCCGTTTGGCGGCTTCAAGGAGTCGGGCTTCGGTAAGGAGGGCGGCCCCGACTCGATCCTCGACTACGTGCAGCTCAAGACGGTGACGGTTAACATTGAGTAG
- the SPCC1827.06c gene encoding putative aspartate-semialdehyde dehydrogenase encodes MAPPQAPIKVGVLGATGTVGQRFIELLATHPYFEIHALGASARSAGKKYVDATKWKLVSQIPESVKGMIVQECKPEPFAECGVVFSGLDHDVAGDIEVAFRAAGLNVFSNAKNYRRDPLVPLMVPLVNPDHISVVRHQQQELKLSKGYIVCNANCSTTAIVVPLKALEVAFGPLKTVMVTTLQAISGAGYPGVSSLDILGNVVPYIGGEEEKIEWETKKILGGVNPDNSFDLHASAPLKISANCNRVPVIDGHLACVSVEFSGKKPSVAEIEKAFTDFVTEPQTLGTPSAPKRAIVLHDAPDRPQPRLDCDLEKGACVSVGRVRECGVLDAKFVCLLDNVRLGAATSSVINAEVAAEKGYL; translated from the exons ATGGCTCCTCCTCAGGCTCCCATCAaggtcggcgtcctcggcgccaccggcaccgtTGGCCAGCG CTTCATTGAGCTCCTCGCGACCCACCCCTACTTCGAGATCCACGCCCTCGGTGCCTCTGCCCGCTCCGCTGGCAAGAAGTACGTCGATGCCACCAAGTGGAAGCTGGTCTCGCAAATCCCCGAGAGCGTCAAGGGCATGATCGTGCAGGAGTGCAAGCCTGAGCCCTTCGCCGAGTGTGGTGTCGTCTTCTCGGGTCTCGACCACGACGTTGCTGGTGACATTG AGGTCGCgttccgcgccgccggcctcaaCGTCTTCTCCAACGCCAAGAACTACCGCCGTGATCCCCTCGTCCCGCTCATGGTCCCCCTCGTCAACCCTGACCACATCTCGGTCGTccgccaccagcagcaggagctCAAGCTCTCCAAGGGCTACATTGTGTGCAACGCCAACTGCTCGACCACTGCCATCGTCGTGCccctcaaggcgctcgaggtcgccttTGGCCCCCTCAAGACCGTGATGGTCACCACGCTGCAGGCCATCTCGGGTGCCGGCTACCCCGGTgtgtcgtcgctcgacatcctcggcAACGTCGTCCCTTAcattggcggcgaggaggagaagatcGAGTGGGAGACCAAGAAgatcctcggcggcgtcaaccCGGACAACAGCTTCGACCTGCACGCCAGCGCTCCCCTCAAGATCTCGGCCAACTGCAACCGTGTGCCCGTCATCGACGGCCACTTGGCGTGTGTGTCCGTCGAGTTCTCGGGCAAGAAGCCCTCGGTTGCCGAGATTGAGAAGGCGTTCACCGACTTTGTCACCGAGCCCCAGACTCTCGGcaccccctcggcgcccaaGCGCGCCATTGTCCTGCACGACGCCCCCGACCGCCCCCAGCCTCGCCTTGACTGCGACCTTGAGAAGGGCGCTTGTGTCTCGGTCGGCCGTGTCCGCGAGtgcggcgtcctcgacgccaagttTGTCTGTctcctcgacaatgtccgcctcggtgccgccacctcgtcggtcATCAACGCCGAGGTTGCCGCTGAGAAGGGCTACCTGTAA